Proteins encoded within one genomic window of Acidobacteriota bacterium:
- a CDS encoding hydrolase: MMSGCEEKDARARVVAEARSWLNTPYRHMARVKGQGADCAMFPLEVYASLGLIIRPEVPYYPLDWHLHRSAERYLDIVRALAREVAAPWGSDITPRTPLPGDFCVVKFGRAFAHGLIVIAWPECMHSHLSHGVVYVNAEQDPQLFNRPMKVFSLWAEERGPGNAPGRPVEGEQAAKPPKDTGEPQALQGRTGGESAPSERPV; this comes from the coding sequence ATGATGAGCGGTTGCGAAGAAAAAGACGCGCGAGCTCGCGTGGTCGCCGAGGCGCGCTCGTGGCTCAACACGCCTTACCGCCACATGGCGCGCGTGAAAGGTCAGGGCGCCGATTGCGCCATGTTTCCCCTCGAGGTTTATGCCTCACTCGGACTCATCATCCGGCCCGAGGTGCCGTATTACCCGCTCGACTGGCATCTGCACCGCTCCGCCGAGCGCTACCTCGATATCGTGCGCGCCCTCGCGCGCGAGGTCGCCGCGCCCTGGGGTTCTGACATAACGCCGCGCACCCCGCTGCCGGGTGACTTCTGCGTCGTGAAGTTCGGGCGTGCATTCGCGCACGGCCTGATCGTAATTGCCTGGCCGGAGTGCATGCACAGCCACCTCTCGCACGGCGTCGTCTACGTGAACGCCGAGCAGGATCCCCAGCTCTTCAATCGGCCAATGAAGGTCTTCAGTCTCTGGGCTGAAGAGCGGGGGCCGGGAAACGCTCCAGGACGCCCTGTGGAGGGCGAACAGGCGGCAAAGCCACCGAAGGACACCGGCGAGCCGCAAGCCCTACAGGGGCGAACTGGCGGCGAAAGCGCCCCCTCAGAGAGGCCGGTCTAG
- a CDS encoding DUF2163 domain-containing protein: MKSNDPDLIAHLLQGGTNKDGHFIFAELYTIELLSGDVLRFTSADGDVTHGGNTWLAGPLEISRGTTRSAVGFEVDDLPLDIVSDGETVILNGYSLQKLMQLGFMEHAQVTIEKLYFETWGATPPWDPFVVFYGRWASAEIGWLRCKAEIKFGEELHQPWPRRHVGASCAFVVFDADCTLDREDFRTDVTAEAGSTTIKLYSAADLSSQPAGWFPLGYVRALTGLNAGLSMSIKAQGPGYVVLDAPLLVAPGVGDTFAVYPGCANTMDACDSKFDNLANYGGQPNVPVPETAI; this comes from the coding sequence ATGAAATCCAACGACCCCGACCTGATCGCCCATCTGCTCCAGGGCGGCACGAACAAAGACGGCCACTTCATCTTCGCCGAGCTCTACACCATCGAGCTGCTCTCCGGCGACGTGTTGCGGTTTACCTCAGCCGATGGCGACGTCACGCACGGCGGCAACACCTGGCTCGCCGGCCCGCTCGAGATCTCGCGCGGTACCACGCGCAGCGCCGTGGGCTTCGAGGTGGACGACCTGCCGCTCGATATCGTCAGCGATGGCGAGACAGTCATCCTCAACGGCTACAGCCTGCAGAAGCTGATGCAGCTTGGCTTCATGGAGCATGCTCAGGTCACCATCGAGAAGCTCTACTTCGAAACATGGGGAGCCACGCCGCCGTGGGACCCGTTCGTTGTGTTTTACGGACGCTGGGCCTCGGCAGAGATCGGATGGCTGCGCTGCAAGGCGGAGATAAAGTTCGGCGAGGAGCTGCACCAGCCGTGGCCGCGCCGCCACGTGGGCGCGAGCTGCGCTTTTGTGGTGTTTGATGCGGATTGCACGTTAGACCGCGAAGACTTCCGCACCGATGTGACGGCTGAGGCCGGCTCCACCACCATCAAGCTCTACTCGGCGGCGGACCTGAGTTCGCAGCCGGCAGGATGGTTTCCGCTCGGCTACGTCCGCGCGCTCACCGGGTTGAACGCTGGCCTCTCGATGTCCATCAAGGCGCAGGGGCCAGGCTACGTGGTGCTCGATGCGCCGCTGCTGGTTGCTCCCGGCGTGGGCGATACCTTTGCCGTGTACCCCGGCTGCGCCAACACCATGGACGCCTGTGATTCGAAGTTCGACAACTTGGCAAACTACGGCGGTCAGCCGAACGTTCCCGTGCCTGAGACCGCGATCTGA
- a CDS encoding DUF2460 domain-containing protein translates to MPDVIFPKLRGIKWGTRLAPNFNTTRMKSHAGSETSFSNQQQPLWKITLEYEFLSEKQPPPPNETTEDPVYSDLDTLLGFFCARRGAGGSFLFTGVNEIDLARFAVSGGKLGVGDGDTTDFQLVRSIGPEFNEIIQNPFGVPTFYLDGEEVAAEDVEAVGNGLYRFSEAPGAGSPVTNPVVTADFTFAYLCKFDDDQIELANFMAYFWELGSVPLITVKKR, encoded by the coding sequence ATGCCCGACGTGATCTTTCCGAAGCTGCGCGGCATCAAGTGGGGGACGCGGCTCGCTCCCAACTTCAACACCACGCGCATGAAGTCCCACGCCGGCTCCGAAACCAGCTTCTCCAACCAGCAGCAGCCGCTGTGGAAGATCACCTTGGAGTACGAGTTCCTCTCCGAGAAACAACCGCCACCGCCCAACGAGACGACCGAGGACCCGGTCTATTCCGACCTCGACACCCTGCTGGGCTTCTTCTGCGCGCGCCGCGGCGCCGGCGGCAGCTTCCTCTTCACCGGCGTGAACGAGATCGATCTCGCGCGCTTTGCCGTGAGCGGCGGCAAGCTCGGCGTGGGCGATGGCGATACGACCGACTTCCAGCTCGTGCGCTCCATCGGGCCGGAGTTCAACGAGATCATCCAGAACCCATTCGGCGTCCCCACGTTCTATCTGGATGGCGAGGAAGTCGCCGCCGAGGATGTCGAGGCCGTGGGCAATGGGCTGTATCGCTTTTCGGAGGCCCCTGGCGCAGGGTCGCCCGTGACCAATCCGGTCGTCACCGCCGATTTCACCTTCGCCTACCTGTGCAAGTTCGATGACGACCAGATCGAGCTGGCGAACTTCATGGCCTACTTCTGGGAGTTAGGCTCTGTTCCTTTGATAACCGTGAAGAAAAGATAA